One window of the Triticum dicoccoides isolate Atlit2015 ecotype Zavitan chromosome 3B, WEW_v2.0, whole genome shotgun sequence genome contains the following:
- the LOC119277003 gene encoding F-box protein At5g03100-like translates to MARPPAAANLNCKRKRRRRPKAGKGAAADLPDFFSNLPDDVVLAIANRLPTRLAVTLSVLARRFRHLPTLYTRLDSLRFSGPASPVPLPAGQPKLLRRLDIAPPKRIKPSALRHVINAAANHGLSELAVRLHRRVCLPKKVFAIRSLAVLSLNTCSVPPLPAVACARLRTLKLHRVYIKQVVLTAILSAATGLHTLEMVHCTGLDAGCTVESLTVRSFLFMPNVKQRQVTLRAPGLRTITLHTRPKTQKVHLEPSPDVSKAYLHVAKSQEKVLFRMRPFLDAATGLASLTLRGIAVKLLAGEYKDIAKLPITFEGLRILSVSLDFSRESEAVFLVKLLQSCPSLQQLTVSAAENKKTEASFSFADHKKMLAKASCLTNSLLKIKFLGFKSGEYEKDLLVFLLNGTNKLKKIGVQFPESEETSVKWALSVRPAPIERRSTLFNKGYLQLEYT, encoded by the exons ATGgcccgcccgcccgccgccgcgaACCTCAATTGCAAGCggaagcgccgccgccgccccaaggCCGGCAAGGGCGCGGCCGCCGACTTGCCCGACTTCTTCTCCAACCTCCCCGACGACGTCGTGCTCGCCATCGCCAACCGCCTCCCGACCCGCCTCGCCGTCACGCTCTCCGTCCTCGCCCGCCGCTTCCGCCACCTCCCCACCCTCTACACCCGCCTCGACTCCCTCAGGTTCTCCGGGCCCGCCTCCCCGGTCCCGCTGCCCGCCGGCCAGCCCAAGCTCCTCCGCCGCCTCGACATCGCCCCGCCCAAACGTATCAAGCCCTCCGCCCTCCGCCACGTCATCAACGCCGCCGCCAACCACGGCCTCTCCGAGCTCGCCGTCCGCCTGCACCGCCGCGTCTGCCTGCCCAAGAAGGTCTTCGCCATCCGCTCTCTCGCCGTGCTATCCCTCAACACCTGCAGCGTGCCGCCCCTCCCCGCCGTCGCCTGCGCCCGCCTCCGGACGCTCAAGCTCCACCGCGTCTACATCAAACAGGTGGTCCTCACCGCCATCCTCTCCGCGGCGACCGGGCTCCACACGCTGGAGATGGTACACTGCACGGGCTTGGACGCCGGATGCACGGTGGAGTCGTTGACCGTGAGGAGCTTCTTGTTCATGCCCAACGTGAAGCAACGGCAGGTCACGCTGAGAGCGCCGGGGCTGAGGACAATCACGCTTCACACGCGACCCAAGACGCAGAAGGTGCACCTGGAGCCTTCGCCGGATGTCAGCAAGGCATACCTGCACGTCGCCAAGTCCCAGGAAAAGGTTCTCTTCAGGATGCGGCCGTTCTTGGATGCTGCCACAGGGCTAGCTTCCCTCACGCTCAGAGGCATTGCTGTGAAG TTGTTAGCTGGTGAATATAAAGATATTGCAAAGTTGCCAATTACATTTGAAGGGTTGAGGATATTGTCAGTGAGCTTGGATTTCTCGCGTGAATCAGAAGCTGTTTTCCTGGTGAAGCTGCTTCAGAGCTGTCCTAGCCTACAGCAGTTGACCGTCTCG GCTGCTGAAAATAAGAAGACAGAGGCGTCCTTTAGTTTTGCTGATCACAAGAAGATGCTTGCAAAGGCATCATGCCTAACTAATAGCCTGTTGAAGATCAAGTTTCTTGGGTTCAAGTCTGGAGAATATGAGAAGGACCTCCTCGTTTTCCTATTAAATGGAACCAATAAGCTGAAGAAGATTGGGGTGCAGTTTCCAGAAAGCGAAGAAACCTCTGTGAAGTGGGCTTTATCTGTGAGGCCAGCCCCAATCGAGAGAAGATCTACTCTGTTCAACAAGGGCTACCTGCAGTTGGAGTATACCTGA
- the LOC119277004 gene encoding 3-hydroxyisobutyryl-CoA hydrolase-like protein 5: protein MAQEQPNPDEVVLGQEINGARVVTLNRPRQLNGINDRVVYILAQLLEKWEKDDDAKLVIFKGAGRAFSAGGDLKMFYEGRSSDDSCLEVVYRMYWLCYHIHTYKKTMVALVNGLVMGGGAAMVAPLKFAVVTEKTVFATPEASVGLHTDCSFSYIHSRLPGYLGEYLALTGARLNAKEMIAAGLATHFVHSEKLEDLEKQLLNLNTGDESAVRAVLEEFSTDVQLDQESILNKLSTIDKCFSAETVEEILKALDSEVSVDGNQWIAPVLKSMRRSSPTGLKITLRSVREGRKQSLQECLKKEFGLTMNILRSVITGDVYEGIRALSIDKDNAPKWSPATIEEVKNEDIDRVFEPFSSGHELQVPSDDSNRWSGKYEHTVYAKSSQ from the exons ATGGCTCAAGAACAACCCAATCCCGACGAG GTCGTTCTCGGGCAGGAGATCAACGGCGCGAGGGTGGTCACCCTCAACCGCCCGCGCCAGCTGAACGGCATCAacgacagagtg GTCTATATCCTAGCTCAGCTCTTGGAGAAATGGGAGAAAGATGACGATGCCAAGCTGGTCATCTTCAAG GGAGCTGGACGCGCATTTTCTGCTGGTGGGGACCTAAAGATGTTCTACGAAGGGAGATCATCGG ATGATTCCTGCCTCGAGGTTGTGTACAGGATGTACTGGCTCTgctatcacattcatacatataagAAAACCATG GTGGCTCTTGTTAATGGACTTGTTATGGGTGGAGGTGCAGCCATGGTTGCTCCACTGAAATTTGCAGTTGTCACAGAGAAAACA GTTTTTGCCACCCCCGAGGCAAGTGTTGGACTACACACAGATTGTAGCTTTTCTTATATCCATTCTCGGCTCCCTGGATATTTAG GGGAGTATCTGGCTTTGACTGGTGCTAGACTGAATGCAAAAGAAATGATCGCTGCTGGTCTTGCTACTCATTTTGTCCATTCTGAA AAATTGGAAGATCTCGAAAAACAATTACTGAATTTAAACACAGGCGACGAGTCTGCAGTCCGAGCTGTCCTTGAGGAATTCTCTACGGATGTTCAACTTGATCAAGAGAGTATTTTAAACAA GCTTTCAACTATCGACAAATGTTTCTCAGCCGAGACTGTTGAGGAGATCTTGAAAGCACTT GATTCAGAAGTGAGCGTCGATGGAAATCAATGGATAGCTCCAGTCCTGAAGAGTATGAGAAgatcatctcctactggattgaagaTCACACTGCGATCG GTTAGAGAAGGTCGGAAGCAGAGTCTGCAGGAGTGTTTGAAGAAGGAATTCGGACTAACAATGAACATCCTCCGATCTGTCATTACTGGCGATGTGTACGAG GGTATTAGAGCTCTGAGCATCGACAAAGACAATGCACCTAag TGGAGTCCTGCAACTATTGAAGAGGTGAAGAATGAAGACATTGACCGTGTTTTCGAACCATTCAGCTCTGGACATGAGCTCCAAGTCCCATCTGATGATTCCAACAG GTGGAGCGGCAAATACGAGCACACGGTCTATGCAAAATCTTCACAGTAA